The Burkholderia pyrrocinia genome includes a region encoding these proteins:
- a CDS encoding zinc-dependent alcohol dehydrogenase family protein — translation MLAMMFDGTTPNLREARMPDPVPAAGQLLIDVHACGVCRTDLHVVDGDLAHPKLPLIPGHEIVGTVRLLGEGVTGFSVGDRVGVPWLGSTCGHCAYCASGRENLCDSPGFTGYTIDGGYAECAVADHRYCVHLPQRYSDLEAAPLLCAGLIGYRTLRMAGNARRIGIYGFGAAAHLVAQVAHREGRKVFALTKPGDTVAQQLALSLGAVWAGGSNETPPETLDAALIFAPVGALVPVALRAVDKGGIVVCGGIHMSDIPTFPYAWLWGERRIASVANLTRADAVEFMRIADAMPLQVEAVRYALTDANRALDDLRMGRVSGAAVLSMRG, via the coding sequence ATGCTTGCGATGATGTTTGACGGCACGACACCGAATTTGCGCGAGGCGCGCATGCCGGACCCGGTGCCCGCGGCGGGCCAGTTGCTGATCGACGTGCATGCATGCGGTGTATGCCGGACCGATCTCCACGTCGTCGACGGTGATCTCGCGCATCCGAAGCTGCCGCTGATTCCGGGGCACGAAATCGTCGGAACGGTGCGCTTGCTCGGCGAAGGCGTGACGGGCTTTTCCGTCGGCGACCGGGTGGGCGTTCCATGGCTCGGATCGACGTGCGGGCATTGCGCGTATTGCGCATCCGGGCGGGAAAATCTGTGCGACAGCCCGGGATTCACCGGTTATACGATCGACGGCGGCTATGCCGAGTGCGCCGTCGCCGACCATCGGTATTGCGTGCATCTGCCGCAGCGCTATTCCGATCTGGAAGCCGCACCGCTGCTGTGTGCCGGCCTGATCGGTTATCGGACGTTGCGAATGGCCGGCAACGCTCGCCGGATTGGCATCTACGGTTTCGGCGCGGCAGCCCATCTCGTCGCCCAGGTGGCGCATCGCGAAGGACGGAAGGTGTTTGCGTTGACGAAACCCGGAGATACCGTGGCGCAGCAGCTCGCGTTGTCGCTGGGTGCGGTATGGGCTGGCGGCAGCAACGAAACGCCGCCGGAGACACTCGATGCCGCGCTCATTTTCGCGCCGGTGGGCGCACTGGTGCCGGTCGCGCTGCGCGCAGTCGACAAAGGCGGGATCGTCGTGTGCGGCGGCATTCACATGAGCGACATCCCGACCTTTCCCTACGCGTGGCTTTGGGGCGAGCGTCGCATCGCGTCGGTGGCCAACCTGACGCGTGCGGATGCGGTCGAATTCATGCGGATCGCCGATGCCATGCCGCTGCAGGTCGAGGCAGTGCGCTACGCGCTGACCGATGCGAACCGCGCACTCGACGACTTGCGCATGGGGCGTGTGTCGGGTGCCGCCGTGCTGAGCATGCGGGGCTGA
- a CDS encoding Acg family FMN-binding oxidoreductase → MISVPPLAASTHPGDHLRSLLGYAVLAPSSHNSQPWRFLVNGTTIAVCADRVRALPVVDPFDRELIISCGAALLNLRVALNHARLAHTISTFPSEVDPNLLALVRVCNDGYSDAALGALFDAIPDRVTTRAPFESTTVPDEIQHELTAAGVAEGADVACVDSIAHRARVAELVAEADHQQFADPRFRRELASWIDPRRHVDGMPAFAAGVPTLLDFAAPVLTMAVRTFDLGNGLAALHHQLVGASPLIVCIATVRDDREAWLAAGQALERILLVATRAGYTASYLNQPIETAGLRANLCHMLGLRGEPQLLLRVGRGPHTPHSPRRPLDEVIA, encoded by the coding sequence ATGATATCCGTTCCCCCACTTGCCGCAAGCACCCATCCCGGCGATCACTTGAGGTCGCTGCTGGGCTATGCCGTACTGGCTCCATCCAGCCACAATTCCCAGCCGTGGCGGTTCCTCGTCAACGGGACCACGATCGCGGTCTGCGCAGACCGCGTGCGTGCCTTACCGGTGGTCGATCCGTTCGACCGCGAGTTGATCATCAGTTGCGGCGCGGCATTGCTCAATCTGCGTGTCGCGCTCAATCACGCCCGGCTCGCTCATACCATCAGCACGTTTCCTTCCGAAGTCGACCCGAATCTCCTTGCGCTGGTCCGGGTCTGCAACGACGGCTACTCCGACGCAGCCCTCGGCGCGCTGTTCGACGCGATTCCGGACCGTGTCACGACGCGCGCGCCTTTCGAATCGACGACTGTTCCGGACGAGATCCAGCATGAGCTAACCGCAGCCGGCGTCGCGGAAGGTGCCGACGTCGCCTGCGTTGACTCGATCGCGCATCGCGCACGGGTCGCCGAACTGGTCGCGGAAGCCGATCACCAGCAGTTTGCGGATCCGCGCTTCCGGCGCGAACTGGCGAGCTGGATCGATCCGCGCCGGCACGTCGACGGCATGCCGGCATTCGCGGCCGGTGTGCCGACGTTGCTGGACTTCGCAGCGCCGGTCTTGACGATGGCGGTACGGACGTTCGATCTCGGCAACGGGCTGGCCGCGCTGCATCACCAACTCGTCGGTGCATCACCGTTGATCGTCTGCATCGCGACCGTGCGCGACGATCGCGAAGCGTGGCTCGCCGCGGGCCAAGCGCTGGAGCGAATCCTGCTCGTCGCGACGCGCGCGGGCTATACGGCGTCGTACCTGAATCAGCCGATCGAGACAGCCGGGTTGCGCGCCAACCTGTGCCACATGCTAGGGCTTCGCGGCGAGCCGCAGTTGCTGCTGCGTGTCGGGCGCGGCCCGCATACGCCGCATTCGCCCCGTCGCCCGCTCGACGAAGTGATCGCCTGA
- a CDS encoding c-type cytochrome, translating into MNVMRCSAFCLIAATAGMAAAQTAVPEPTELVNAQHCMFCHTSDVPFLGPSFHQIAQRYRGVPNAAGELERKLRVGGRAHWGDTPMPSAVDRGGPLPPDDAHQLVQWVLSQ; encoded by the coding sequence ATGAACGTCATGCGTTGCTCCGCCTTCTGCCTGATTGCCGCGACGGCCGGTATGGCTGCCGCGCAGACGGCCGTGCCCGAACCGACCGAACTCGTCAACGCGCAGCACTGCATGTTCTGCCATACGTCCGACGTGCCGTTCCTCGGGCCTTCATTCCACCAGATCGCGCAACGGTACCGCGGTGTTCCGAACGCCGCCGGCGAACTTGAGCGCAAGCTGCGCGTCGGCGGCCGTGCGCACTGGGGAGATACGCCCATGCCGTCGGCCGTCGATCGCGGCGGGCCGCTGCCTCCCGACGATGCGCATCAGCTCGTGCAATGGGTGCTGAGCCAGTGA
- a CDS encoding LOG family protein, which translates to MSTVAKRVPAGLAQRSTRRRTAPDATLAQASGKRLRTRPDALIGNDGTQRVQRRARRLANGPNCTPADEDATVLQRAGMRGIRLQLDYWKAEERLQHERIGHAVVIYGSTRIVSPAEANARLDEANRLLAERPHDAGRRRAVTVASRLVEHSVYYRVAREFGRIVGRSDRCTRAARLAVVTGGGPGIMEAANRGAYERGAPSIGFNIELPREQAPNPYITPDLCFRFHYFAIRKLHLLERAKAAVFFPGGYGTFDELFEVLTLLQTRKIAPLPVILVGEAYWRRAVDLAFLADEGMIDRRDLDLFTYCESAADIWRAIGCWYARRRAKRPARRTASPKPRVV; encoded by the coding sequence ATGTCGACCGTAGCCAAACGCGTTCCTGCCGGCCTGGCGCAACGCAGCACCCGCCGCCGCACCGCACCCGACGCGACGCTCGCGCAGGCGAGCGGCAAACGGCTACGCACGCGGCCAGATGCGCTCATCGGCAACGACGGCACCCAGCGCGTCCAGCGTCGCGCACGCCGACTCGCCAACGGCCCGAACTGCACACCTGCCGACGAAGATGCGACCGTGCTGCAGCGCGCGGGCATGCGCGGCATCCGGCTGCAACTCGACTACTGGAAAGCCGAGGAGCGCCTGCAGCACGAACGCATCGGTCATGCCGTCGTGATCTACGGCAGCACGCGCATCGTTTCTCCGGCAGAAGCGAACGCGCGGCTGGACGAAGCAAACCGCCTGCTCGCCGAGCGTCCGCACGACGCGGGCCGGCGTCGTGCCGTCACGGTCGCGAGCCGGCTCGTCGAACACAGCGTGTATTACCGCGTCGCACGCGAATTCGGGCGCATCGTCGGCCGCTCCGACCGGTGCACACGCGCCGCGCGGCTCGCCGTCGTCACCGGCGGCGGCCCGGGCATCATGGAGGCCGCCAACCGCGGCGCCTACGAGCGGGGCGCGCCGAGCATCGGCTTCAATATCGAGCTACCGCGGGAACAGGCGCCGAATCCGTACATCACGCCGGATCTCTGCTTCCGGTTTCACTATTTCGCGATTCGCAAGCTGCACCTGCTCGAGCGCGCGAAAGCGGCCGTATTCTTCCCCGGCGGATACGGCACGTTCGACGAGTTGTTCGAGGTCCTGACGCTGTTGCAGACGCGCAAGATCGCACCGCTGCCGGTCATACTCGTCGGCGAAGCGTACTGGCGCCGTGCGGTCGACCTGGCGTTTCTCGCGGACGAAGGGATGATCGATCGCCGTGACCTCGACCTGTTCACCTATTGCGAGTCCGCTGCCGACATCTGGCGCGCGATCGGATGCTGGTATGCGCGGCGTCGCGCCAAGCGGCCGGCACGTCGCACCGCTTCACCGAAGCCGCGTGTCGTGTAG
- a CDS encoding SulP family inorganic anion transporter produces MNRPLSQRVARLLPGIALLANYRRAWLARDLYAGLALSAVLVPVGMSYAQAAGLPAVTGLYASIAALLAYAVLGPSRILVLGPDSALAALIAGAIAPLAGHDPQRAIALSGALALSAGTICILLGTLGLGFVTDLLSRPIQYGYLNGIAIALAVGRLPELFGMSVPGNDVFSSLPHIVRALVEHRFSTDACLLGVGALAAISVMKRLMPRWPGVLIAVLAATLAARVSPLHGIATVGALPAGTPAPHLPAVSLADVTALASGAIAVALVSFADISMLSRALSARAGDTPDRNQELVALGAANLLAGVMQGCAVSSSASRTPVAIAAGAQSQVTNLVAAACIAILLIAAPTLLTLVPRAALAAVVIYAAFGIADVRSVVRLYRMRRGECLISVLCFAGVIGMGVVPGILLASALSLLSFVWRAWHPYDAVLGRLTGVRGYHDIARHPDAVQTPGLVLFRWDAPLFYANVEIFCEHLRAALARSASPVDRIVVAAEPVTDIDVSAADRLVALREELSEQGIALNFAEMKGPVKDRLRAYGLFDVFGPASFFPTVTDAVAHHVQRQNEHVRAGEQS; encoded by the coding sequence ATGAACCGGCCCCTTTCCCAACGCGTCGCCCGACTGCTCCCGGGAATCGCGCTGCTCGCGAACTACCGGCGCGCGTGGCTCGCGCGCGACCTCTATGCGGGCCTGGCGCTCTCCGCGGTGCTGGTGCCGGTCGGCATGAGCTATGCGCAGGCGGCCGGCCTGCCCGCCGTCACTGGGCTCTACGCATCGATCGCCGCGTTGCTCGCCTATGCGGTGCTCGGCCCGAGCCGGATCCTCGTCCTTGGCCCGGATTCCGCACTGGCCGCGCTGATTGCCGGGGCCATCGCACCGCTCGCCGGCCATGATCCGCAGCGGGCCATCGCGCTTTCCGGCGCGCTGGCACTGTCGGCCGGCACGATCTGCATCCTGCTCGGTACGCTCGGCCTCGGTTTCGTCACCGACCTGCTGTCGCGCCCGATCCAGTATGGTTACCTGAACGGGATCGCCATCGCCCTCGCAGTGGGCAGGCTGCCCGAGCTGTTCGGCATGTCTGTACCGGGCAACGACGTGTTCTCCAGCCTGCCTCACATCGTGCGAGCGCTCGTCGAGCACCGGTTTTCTACCGATGCCTGTCTGCTCGGCGTGGGCGCTCTCGCGGCGATCTCGGTGATGAAGCGCCTGATGCCGCGGTGGCCCGGCGTGCTGATCGCCGTGCTGGCGGCGACCCTGGCCGCACGCGTGTCACCGTTGCACGGGATCGCGACGGTCGGTGCGTTGCCTGCCGGCACGCCCGCACCCCATCTTCCGGCGGTCTCGCTCGCCGACGTGACGGCGCTCGCGTCCGGCGCGATCGCCGTTGCACTGGTGTCGTTCGCCGACATCAGCATGCTGTCGCGCGCCCTTTCCGCTCGTGCAGGCGACACGCCGGACCGCAACCAGGAACTGGTTGCATTGGGTGCCGCCAATCTGCTGGCCGGCGTGATGCAGGGCTGCGCGGTCAGCAGCAGCGCGTCGCGCACACCGGTCGCGATTGCCGCGGGCGCGCAAAGCCAGGTCACGAATCTCGTCGCGGCGGCCTGCATCGCGATACTGCTCATTGCCGCGCCGACGCTGCTGACGCTCGTCCCGCGCGCGGCACTGGCCGCTGTCGTGATCTACGCTGCCTTCGGCATCGCCGACGTCCGCAGCGTCGTCCGACTGTACCGAATGCGCCGTGGAGAATGCCTGATTTCGGTGCTGTGTTTTGCAGGCGTCATCGGCATGGGTGTCGTACCCGGCATCCTGCTCGCCAGTGCGCTGTCGCTACTGTCATTCGTCTGGCGGGCCTGGCATCCGTACGATGCGGTGCTTGGCCGGCTGACGGGCGTGCGCGGCTATCACGACATCGCGCGACATCCGGACGCCGTGCAAACACCGGGGCTCGTGCTGTTTCGCTGGGATGCCCCGCTCTTCTATGCGAACGTCGAAATCTTCTGCGAGCATCTGCGCGCCGCGCTCGCGCGGTCGGCAAGCCCGGTCGATCGAATCGTCGTCGCGGCGGAGCCTGTCACCGATATCGATGTCAGCGCCGCGGATAGGCTCGTGGCACTTCGCGAGGAACTCAGTGAGCAAGGAATCGCGCTGAATTTCGCGGAAATGAAGGGGCCTGTGAAGGATCGCCTGCGCGCTTACGGCTTGTTCGACGTATTCGGACCAGCCAGCTTCTTTCCGACCGTGACCGACGCCGTCGCGCATCATGTTCAGCGACAAAACGAACATGTGCGCGCCGGTGAACAAAGCTAG
- a CDS encoding BON domain-containing protein: MKTDKQLKKDVQDELESDPAIDSTRIGVEVADRIVTLSGHPPSYAEKLAIERAANRVAGVKALVVDMTVHLENDDVRTDEDIANAVRSVLHWTVGLQDDAIKVQVEHGWITLSGKVEWAYQSHLAVRAISQMRSVTGVTDHIGVQGAADSADIGGNIKRAIMRHAEREANHIAIEVRDGAVRLSGKVGSFSERKAVRGAAWSARGVRAVIDDLDVE, translated from the coding sequence ATGAAAACCGACAAGCAGTTGAAGAAGGACGTTCAGGATGAACTGGAGTCCGACCCGGCGATCGACTCGACACGTATCGGTGTCGAGGTAGCCGACCGGATCGTGACGCTTTCGGGCCACCCGCCAAGCTACGCGGAGAAACTGGCGATCGAGCGCGCGGCGAACCGCGTGGCCGGTGTCAAGGCGCTGGTCGTCGACATGACCGTGCACCTGGAGAACGACGACGTCCGGACCGACGAGGACATCGCCAACGCAGTGCGTTCGGTCCTGCACTGGACGGTCGGACTGCAGGACGACGCCATCAAGGTGCAGGTCGAACACGGCTGGATCACGTTGTCCGGCAAGGTCGAGTGGGCATACCAGAGCCATCTGGCCGTGCGTGCGATTTCGCAGATGCGCAGCGTGACCGGCGTGACCGACCACATCGGTGTGCAGGGTGCGGCGGACTCGGCCGACATCGGCGGAAACATCAAGCGCGCGATCATGCGTCACGCGGAGCGTGAGGCGAATCACATCGCGATCGAGGTCCGCGACGGAGCCGTGCGGCTCTCCGGCAAGGTCGGCTCGTTCTCCGAGCGCAAGGCCGTGCGCGGTGCCGCGTGGTCCGCGCGGGGCGTGCGTGCCGTCATCGACGACCTGGATGTCGAGTGA
- a CDS encoding nitroreductase family protein: MTEQQLLAYSPAPPALPAPPQGESPAIIDLPHPRLDGGTPLMTALSTRMSSREFAATPLPPTTLGTLLWAADGVNRPASGGRTAPSAHAFNEIDVYVALPYGVYRYDAPAHRLVLKHAVDARNLTGYQDFVGRAPLDLVFVVRASAILDIPPPQRDVFSAIAAGAIAQNVSLYCAAAGLGTVVRGWINHRALADALRLNEDELPILAQTVGYRADGAVSNG; this comes from the coding sequence ATGACGGAACAGCAACTGTTGGCCTATTCGCCGGCGCCTCCGGCACTGCCGGCGCCGCCACAAGGCGAATCGCCGGCAATCATCGATTTGCCGCATCCACGCCTCGATGGCGGCACGCCATTGATGACGGCACTCTCGACAAGGATGAGTTCGCGCGAGTTCGCCGCCACGCCGCTCCCGCCCACGACGCTCGGCACGCTGCTGTGGGCCGCGGACGGCGTCAACCGGCCGGCGAGCGGCGGTCGTACGGCACCGTCTGCGCATGCATTCAATGAAATCGACGTCTATGTCGCGCTGCCGTATGGCGTCTATCGTTACGACGCGCCTGCGCATCGACTCGTGCTGAAGCACGCGGTCGATGCACGCAACCTGACGGGTTATCAGGACTTCGTCGGACGCGCCCCGCTGGATCTCGTCTTCGTCGTCCGGGCGTCCGCGATACTCGACATACCGCCGCCACAACGCGATGTGTTCTCGGCAATCGCGGCCGGAGCCATCGCACAGAACGTTTCGCTCTACTGTGCGGCGGCCGGTCTCGGAACCGTCGTTCGCGGCTGGATCAACCACCGCGCACTTGCCGACGCGCTCCGGTTGAACGAGGACGAGCTTCCTATCCTCGCGCAGACCGTCGGCTACCGGGCTGACGGTGCGGTATCGAATGGGTGA
- a CDS encoding Hsp20/alpha crystallin family protein, giving the protein MSNLTHYDPFLIEPVSDLFQGLFRPLRGMAMTTEPDLASMKIDVTESDDAYKVNAELPGVAKDDIDVQVTGRTVSINAKIERNNEQKEGERVIRRERYSGAISRSFSLSGEIDDANATATYQDGVLSLTLPKKAPVGQKKLTIS; this is encoded by the coding sequence ATGAGCAATCTCACGCATTACGATCCGTTTTTGATCGAACCAGTCTCCGACCTGTTTCAGGGGCTGTTCAGGCCACTGCGCGGCATGGCGATGACGACCGAACCCGATCTTGCGTCGATGAAGATCGACGTCACGGAAAGCGATGACGCCTATAAGGTCAACGCGGAACTGCCGGGTGTCGCAAAGGACGACATCGACGTCCAGGTGACGGGCCGGACCGTCTCGATCAATGCAAAGATCGAGCGCAACAACGAGCAGAAGGAAGGTGAGCGTGTGATCAGGCGCGAGCGCTACAGCGGAGCGATCAGTCGCTCGTTCTCGCTGTCCGGCGAGATCGACGACGCGAACGCGACGGCAACGTATCAGGATGGCGTCCTGTCGCTGACGCTGCCGAAGAAGGCGCCGGTCGGACAGAAGAAGCTGACGATCAGCTGA
- a CDS encoding DUF1488 domain-containing protein encodes MQISFPSENPAYCGQNPALTFPALVEGRRVPCAITAEALEDHFRAASPREQDLVVAFSRHRPAIERAARRLLEEVGGRPILLHSGFFRFCT; translated from the coding sequence ATGCAAATATCTTTTCCTTCCGAAAATCCCGCGTACTGCGGCCAGAATCCGGCGCTGACGTTTCCGGCGCTGGTCGAAGGCCGCCGTGTGCCTTGCGCGATCACGGCGGAAGCGCTGGAAGATCACTTCCGCGCGGCATCACCTCGAGAGCAGGATCTCGTGGTCGCTTTTTCCCGCCATCGTCCCGCCATCGAGCGCGCGGCACGCCGCCTGCTCGAGGAGGTCGGCGGTCGGCCAATACTGCTCCACAGCGGATTTTTCCGGTTCTGCACCTGA
- a CDS encoding universal stress protein, with amino-acid sequence MYTKIMVAVDGSGSSKQALDEGVKLARMCGARLFAVFVVDKSILITYAGRMDPDALIDEVRRDGVAVLRAAERSISRAAVNGDTEIVETDLGQDIADRLHRYVVDRSIDLAVIGTHGRRGVRRLVLGSVAERFLRGSSCPVLLVRGDDAAHPAVAAA; translated from the coding sequence ATGTACACGAAGATCATGGTCGCCGTAGATGGTAGTGGCTCATCGAAACAGGCGCTCGACGAAGGCGTGAAGTTGGCCAGAATGTGCGGCGCGCGTTTGTTCGCCGTTTTCGTTGTCGACAAATCCATCCTGATCACTTACGCCGGACGAATGGATCCGGACGCGTTGATCGACGAGGTCCGACGGGATGGCGTAGCGGTCTTGCGAGCAGCCGAGCGGTCGATTTCGCGCGCAGCAGTGAATGGCGATACGGAAATCGTTGAGACGGACCTCGGTCAGGATATCGCCGATCGCCTGCACCGTTATGTCGTCGATCGTTCGATAGATCTGGCCGTGATCGGCACGCACGGACGGCGCGGTGTACGGAGACTGGTGCTCGGCAGTGTCGCCGAGCGTTTTCTGCGTGGATCGAGTTGCCCGGTCCTGCTCGTACGCGGCGACGATGCCGCACATCCTGCCGTTGCGGCAGCTTAG
- a CDS encoding PAAR domain-containing protein, protein MMNLIRVGDDTDHGGKVETGSTSMRFDGRYVARKGDHVSCPQHPEVSPNVIEEGDSSMTDGGIPIARHGHRATCGCHLISSLV, encoded by the coding sequence ATGATGAATTTAATTCGTGTCGGGGACGATACCGACCACGGAGGCAAGGTCGAAACGGGTTCCACGTCGATGCGCTTCGATGGACGCTACGTCGCCCGCAAGGGCGACCATGTGTCGTGCCCGCAGCATCCCGAAGTTTCACCTAACGTTATCGAGGAGGGCGATTCGTCGATGACGGATGGCGGCATCCCGATCGCCCGACACGGCCATCGGGCGACGTGTGGCTGTCACCTGATTTCGAGCCTCGTCTGA
- a CDS encoding lysozyme inhibitor LprI family protein has protein sequence MKKVIFFVFLLLPLSSFAEACIGGGNVYDDLSCADRALDTSKKELNSIYQKIYASTQYKDEFDKSQKAWLNYREKQCNGYIAAEASQSQGAGPGLITKDCLVTITKQRVDYLKTLLVK, from the coding sequence ATGAAAAAAGTCATTTTTTTTGTTTTTTTATTGTTGCCTTTGAGTTCGTTTGCCGAGGCGTGCATTGGCGGCGGGAATGTTTATGATGATTTGTCTTGTGCGGATCGCGCCCTGGATACATCAAAAAAGGAACTTAATTCAATTTACCAAAAGATATACGCATCCACGCAATACAAGGATGAGTTTGATAAATCACAGAAGGCTTGGCTTAACTATAGAGAAAAGCAATGCAATGGGTATATTGCGGCCGAGGCATCGCAATCTCAAGGCGCTGGACCTGGTCTAATTACGAAAGATTGTCTCGTCACAATCACTAAGCAGCGAGTAGATTATTTGAAAACTCTTCTCGTGAAATAG
- a CDS encoding IS5 family transposase, with protein MRGADGYTETMFTMAKLDDFVPANHPLRPIRLWLNEALKRMDGVFARMYESDAKGGRPSIAPEKLIRALLLQVLYSIRSERMLMEQISYNMLFRWFVGLAMDDAVWDHSTFSKNRDRLLAHDVIVGLFNETVETAQARGHLSGEHFSVDGTLIQAWAGHKSFVRKSKSDDDTPPKGGVRRREDWHGEKRSNETHESSSDSQARLFRKSRNTGAMLCYMGHVLTDNRHGLVVNAQVTQANGTAERDAAADMLADAARLAERPITVGADKNYDTAGFVATCRANGVTPHVAQNDARAGGSAIDGRTTRWAGYAISQRKRKRIEQVFGWGKTIGRIRQVMCRGRERVEQLFLLTQAAYNLTRMRTLAAKAA; from the coding sequence ATGCGCGGAGCGGACGGCTACACGGAGACGATGTTCACGATGGCGAAGCTCGATGACTTCGTGCCGGCCAATCATCCGCTGCGGCCGATTCGCCTCTGGCTGAACGAGGCTCTGAAGCGCATGGATGGTGTGTTCGCGCGCATGTACGAGAGCGACGCGAAAGGCGGCAGGCCGAGCATCGCGCCTGAGAAGCTGATTCGCGCGTTGTTGCTGCAAGTGCTGTATTCGATTCGCAGCGAGCGCATGCTGATGGAGCAAATCTCCTACAACATGCTGTTTCGTTGGTTTGTCGGATTGGCGATGGACGATGCGGTGTGGGACCACTCGACGTTCAGCAAGAACCGCGACCGACTGCTCGCGCACGATGTCATCGTGGGTTTGTTCAACGAGACGGTGGAGACGGCGCAGGCACGCGGTCATCTCTCGGGCGAGCACTTCAGCGTCGACGGCACGTTGATTCAGGCGTGGGCGGGCCATAAAAGCTTCGTGCGAAAGAGCAAGTCCGACGACGATACGCCGCCCAAGGGCGGAGTTCGCCGGCGCGAGGATTGGCACGGCGAGAAGCGCAGCAACGAAACGCATGAATCGAGCAGTGACAGTCAGGCCAGGCTGTTCCGCAAGAGTCGCAACACCGGCGCGATGCTTTGCTATATGGGGCACGTGCTGACGGACAACCGGCATGGCCTGGTGGTGAACGCGCAAGTGACGCAGGCCAACGGTACGGCCGAACGTGATGCGGCGGCCGACATGCTTGCCGACGCGGCGCGCCTTGCCGAGAGGCCGATTACGGTGGGTGCCGACAAGAATTACGACACGGCGGGATTCGTCGCGACGTGTCGCGCCAATGGCGTAACCCCACATGTCGCCCAAAACGACGCGCGCGCGGGCGGCTCGGCCATCGACGGGCGCACGACACGCTGGGCGGGCTACGCCATCAGTCAGCGCAAGCGCAAACGTATCGAGCAGGTGTTTGGCTGGGGCAAGACGATTGGCCGGATACGGCAGGTCATGTGTCGAGGGCGAGAGCGAGTCGAGCAGTTGTTCTTGCTGACGCAGGCGGCCTACAACCTCACGCGCATGCGAACGCTCGCGGCGAAAGCGGCATAG
- a CDS encoding H-NS family nucleoid-associated regulatory protein: MATYHELKAKAEALLAQAEEARQAELETVLVEVRARVEEYGLTPEQIFGRKRARSGNGSQPATPKYQDPKTGKTWSGRGREPSWIKGKKRERFLIAD, encoded by the coding sequence ATGGCAACATATCATGAGCTGAAAGCCAAGGCTGAAGCACTGCTGGCGCAAGCGGAAGAAGCTAGGCAGGCCGAACTAGAGACTGTACTTGTAGAAGTTCGTGCACGTGTCGAAGAGTACGGCCTCACGCCGGAACAGATCTTTGGCCGTAAGCGCGCACGTAGTGGGAATGGCAGTCAACCCGCGACACCAAAGTATCAAGACCCAAAGACGGGCAAGACGTGGAGCGGGCGTGGCCGCGAACCCTCGTGGATCAAGGGCAAGAAACGTGAGCGTTTCTTGATCGCGGACTGA